From one Lolium rigidum isolate FL_2022 chromosome 4, APGP_CSIRO_Lrig_0.1, whole genome shotgun sequence genomic stretch:
- the LOC124649232 gene encoding phytosulfokine receptor 2-like, with amino-acid sequence MEKSWLLLLFLAFLLPAASGTVSCHPDDFLALRGFAGNLSSGGVLLHAEWSGTACCNWEGVGCDDGSGRVTTLWLPGHGLAGHIPTASLAGLARLESLNLANNKLVGTIPSWIGVLDHLCYLDLSNNSLVGEIPKNLQIRLKCLNIVGRSLGMASTNMPLQVKHNHITLSGQPNTITGTNNYVRSGINNVVSGNHNTVTSGNDNVVSGNHNTVSGTNHVVTGNNNVVTRNANTVSGSHHKVSGGHNTVSGSHNIVSGSHNTVSGSNHVVHGNNKVVTGG; translated from the coding sequence ATGGAGAAAAGCTGGTTGTTGCTTCTTTTCTTGGCGTTCCTCCTGCCGGCGGCGAGTGGCACGGTGTCGTGCCACCCTGATGACTTCCTTGCATTGCGCGGGTTCGCCGGCAATCTCAGCAGTGGAGGGGTCCTCCTCCATGCCGAGTGGTCCGGCACCGCTTGCTGCAATTGGGAAGGTGTGGGATGCGACGACGGCAGTGGCCGCGTCACTACCTTGTGGCTCCCCGGGCATGGACTCGCAGGCCACATCCCAACAGCTTCCTTGGCTGGCCTTGCACGGTTGGAGTCGCTCAACCTTGCCAACAACAAACTGGTCGGCACAATCCCATCCTGGATTGGTGTGCTTGACCACCTTTGCTACTTGGATCTCTCAAATAATTCATTGGTTGGTGAGATACCCAAGAATTTACAGATAAGGCTCAAGTGCCTTAACATTGTTGGTCGTTcactgggtatggcttccactaaCATGCCATTGCAGGTGAAGCATAACCACATAACACTAAGTGGGCAACCAAACACAATAACCGGGACCAATAACTATGTCAGATCTGGGATCAACAATGTTGTTTCTGGGAACCACAACACTGTCACATCCGGGAACGACAATGTTGTCTCCGGGAACCACAACACCGTATCCGGGACCAACCATGTCGTCACTGGCAACAACAATGTCGTAACAAGGAATGCCAATACAGTATCTGGAAGCCATCATAAGGTATCTGGAGGCCATAATACTGTATCTGGTAGCCACAATATCGTATCTGGGAGCCACAACACCGTATCTGGGAGCAACCACGTCGTACATGGGAACAACAAAGTCGTGACAGGAGGTTAA